The following are encoded in a window of Manduca sexta isolate Smith_Timp_Sample1 chromosome 16, JHU_Msex_v1.0, whole genome shotgun sequence genomic DNA:
- the LOC115446508 gene encoding uncharacterized protein LOC115446508, which translates to MSCYVCTLVFILQIVAGEIIFNVPKNKTKELILEYGIGIANDNFDFAQPTAVLHEDVDEDIVSQYLKSYRGSVTVEIAYYEPPSTQIMIFLETLESFVKIMEKMKPDLKGRSLLNSRAKFIILLLDNRGNIQRMTEILWDYHVIDVAIITSKNGNITFYTYFPYRNQEDCRNTDPVLLEYWNRKEPLRDILFPEKIKNMQACPLYISTNKLYQPDNEQKNQLQIIKNIMIDSLREVMNFTPSIFNRDYISIDSDRAKNWSDSLNDVITGLANVSTCSIPLGVDKLGLLEHSTPYFTVRLVWLAPPIKPGSAWWRLFSPLSGYLWLLILIVLSFIKGLPLTLKLPPIKKFCYRYFKNFNKLHGIIIKTWAVMMGQPIRVFPKRFRDFYILTLWMWYTFVIRNVYQSVLIGALKTDSTDGNFATLKETIENGFEFGGRAGIYTHFEFDPIIRNGFVIVQEEHFEEVFQDVIDGKVKFILSTSLEYAYAYCLAVGKKETECGHVLPDSILILPLVIWMKINSPFTKPISLWLQRLIESGLLEREKIVVNTIAGQLITDPSPLNSHQIISCMLCLVTGYAFSTVAFLFEIVRFQLHKFKLNHGNN; encoded by the coding sequence ATGAGTTGTTATGTGTGTACGTTGGTCTTTATATTGCAAATAGTTGCtggagaaataatatttaatgtgcccaaaaataaaaccaaagaaCTTATCCTGGAATATGGAATAGGTATTGCGaatgataattttgattttgCGCAACCAACAGCAGTTTTACATGAAGATGTCGATGAGGATATTGTGAGTCAATATTTGAAATCATACCGCGGAAGTGTAACTGTCGAAATAGCATATTATGAACCGCCATCGACCcaaattatgatttttctaGAAACATTAGAATCTTTTGTAAAGATTATGGAAAAAATGAAACCGGATTTGAAAGGTAGATCGCTTCTGAACAGCAGAGCGAAATTCATTATACTTTTGCTGGATAATCGAGGCAATATTCAGCGAATGACAGAAATACTGTGGGACTATCACGTGATAGATGTAGCGATTATTACATCAAAAAATGGTAATATCACCTTTTACACTTATTTTCCGTATAGAAATCAAGAAGACTGCCGAAACACAGATCCAGTCTTACTGGAATATTGGAATAGAAAGGAACCTTTACGAGACATATTATTTcctgaaaaaatcaaaaatatgcaAGCTTGTCCATTATACATTTCAACTAATAAACTTTATCAACCAGATaatgaacaaaaaaatcaacttcaaattataaaaaatattatgattgactCCTTGAGAGAAGTTATGAACTTTACTCCAAGCATCTTCAATAGAGATTACATTAGTATTGATTCTGACCGGGCCAAAAACTGGTCGGATTCGTTAAATGACGTCATAACCGGATTAGCTAATGTTTCAACTTGTTCCATTCCACTGGGAGTCGATAAATTAGGATTGTTGGAACATTCAACGCCATATTTCACCGTGCGTTTGGTGTGGTTAGCACCTCCAATCAAACCTGGATCTGCTTGGTGGAGACTCTTTTCTCCTTTAAGTGGATACCTATGGCTACTTATTCTCATTGTTCTATCCTTTATTAAAGGTCTCCCACTGACCCTCAAACTGCCGCCTATAAAGAAGTTCTGTTACCGATACTTTAAAAACTTTAACAAGTTACatggaattattataaaaacatgggCAGTCATGATGGGTCAGCCAATTAGAGTCTTCCCTAAGCGTTTCAGAGATTTTTATATTCTGACTCTTTGGATGTGGTATACATTCGTCATCAGAAATGTTTACCAAAGCGTGCTGATTGGAGCTCTTAAAACAGATTCAACAGACGGAAACTTTGCAACTCTTAAAGAGACAATCGAAAATGGCTTTGAATTTGGAGGTCGCGCAGGAATTTATACGCATTTCGAATTTGATCCAATAATAAGGAATGGTTTTGTGATTGTGCAAGAAGAACATTTCGAAGAAGTGTTTCAAGATGTTATAGATGGAaaggtaaaatttatattgagtaCCTCGTTGGAGTATGCTTACGCCTACTGCTTGGCAGTCGGTAAGAAAGAAACGGAATGTGGACATGTTCTTCCAGATTCAATTCTAATCCTACCGTTAGTAATATGGATGAAAATAAATTCTCCTTTTACGAAGCCGATTTCCTTGTGGCTACAAAGGCTTATTGAAAGTGGATTATTGGAACGTGAAAAAATCGTTGTAAATACGATTGCTGGTCAGTTAATTACTGATCCATCGCCTCTGAACAGTCACCAAATAATAAGTTGCATGCTGTGCCTTGTGACAGGGTATGCATTTTCTACAGTCgcgtttttatttgaaattgtaaGGTTCCAATTGCATAAATTCAAGTTAAATCAtggcaataattaa